CCGCGCTTTTGTCTTTTAACGAATTCAAAACAATCATATCCAGGTTTTTCTTTGTAAGTTTATTCTTTGCGTTCTTAAATTCGTCGTCGGTTTCAAGGGCAAAGCCTACTATTTTTTTATCACCCTTTTCGAGTGAGCCCAGTATGTCGTCGGTTTTTGTAAGGTCTATAGACTTAAGGCTTTCTTCCTTCTTGATTTTATTTACCGCTACATTCAAAGGGCGGTAATCTGCAACTGCTGCGGCCATTACGAGGATATCGTTGAGCGTAAGGTTCTCATCCACGGCTTTTTTCATCTCAGAAGCGCTTCTTACCTTAAGGCATCTTATGCCCGGGTAGGCTGCCTCTGAGCTTGGCCCCGAGATAAGCGTTACCTCGGCTCCCCTCAGGCTCGCGGCCTTTGCAATCTGAAACCCCATCTTTCCCGAAGAGCGGTTGCCTATGAATCTTACGGGATCAATATCCTCATAAGTCGGCCCTGCTGTAACGAGAAGCCTTTTTCCTTCAAGATCCCTTGAAAAGCCTGCCAGCACGAGCTCAGCTGCATCCACAACCTTTTCCGGTTCAGCCATTCTGCCCTTGCCTGAAAGGCCGCTTGCAAGAAAGCCTTCTTCCGGCTCCACAATATAGGCAAGATCCTTCAACTTTTTCAGGTTTTCCTGATTAATTTTATTGTTGTACATGTCCACGTCCGCCGCGGGAGCAGCTATTAAAGGACACCTCAAGGCAGCTGCAACGGTCGTAAGGGCATTATCGGCAAATCCGTGCACAATTTTAGCAACAGTGTTTATGGTTGCAGGTGCAATGATCATAAGATCGGCCCAGAGGGCATATTCAATATGCCAGGTCCTGAGGCTGACGCCGTTTTTTTGTGTATCCGGGAAAACATTAACAATAACTTCGTTCCCGGTCAGTGTGGAAAATGTAAGGGGGGTAATAAATTCAAGAGCGGAAGGAGTCATAATGACCCTGACTTCCGCTCCGCGCTTAACTAACTGTCTGGCTAAAAGGCAGGACTTGTAAGCAGCAATCCCGCCCGTAACGCCCAAAATGACCTTTTTCCCTGAAAGAATGCTGTCCATTTTCTTCAGGATTTATAACGGTATTCAACTTTCCCCTTCAGCAGTTCATTAAGTGCATGAAGATGCGGTTTGGGTCTTTTTTCGAATTCCAGAGAAATCTTCAGCTGATCAGGGTTTTCAATATCTTCACTGTCATCATCAATACCTTTTGAAGGTATGGTATTAACCAGGGAATTATATTCCAGTCTGGTTTCTTCGTTTATTCTTCTTCCTTCTTTTGCAGCAACAATTACAGCTTCATAAGTATTTGCTGTTTTTTCATCAAGTTTGCGCAAATCAACAGGCTGTATTCCCATATCAGATTTTCTCCTCTTTATTTATTTTGTTCTTTATTATCTCTTTTGCTTCAGAAATTGCTTTTTCCAGTTCATCATTAACTACAATAAAATCAAACTCATCCTTAAGGCCCAGTTCCATTTCGGCCCTGTCTATCCTTTTCTTCAAATCCTCTTCAGTTTCAGTCATTCTGTTCTTAAGCCGTTTTTTCAATTCCTCAAGGCTTGGAGGCATAATA
This DNA window, taken from Ignavibacteria bacterium, encodes the following:
- the coaBC gene encoding bifunctional phosphopantothenoylcysteine decarboxylase/phosphopantothenate--cysteine ligase CoaBC, which produces MDSILSGKKVILGVTGGIAAYKSCLLARQLVKRGAEVRVIMTPSALEFITPLTFSTLTGNEVIVNVFPDTQKNGVSLRTWHIEYALWADLMIIAPATINTVAKIVHGFADNALTTVAAALRCPLIAAPAADVDMYNNKINQENLKKLKDLAYIVEPEEGFLASGLSGKGRMAEPEKVVDAAELVLAGFSRDLEGKRLLVTAGPTYEDIDPVRFIGNRSSGKMGFQIAKAASLRGAEVTLISGPSSEAAYPGIRCLKVRSASEMKKAVDENLTLNDILVMAAAVADYRPLNVAVNKIKKEESLKSIDLTKTDDILGSLEKGDKKIVGFALETDDEFKNAKNKLTKKNLDMIVLNSLKDKSAGFEFDTNKVTIITKEGKVKEYPLLSKFLTANYILSEISEL
- a CDS encoding DNA-directed RNA polymerase subunit omega, with the protein product MGIQPVDLRKLDEKTANTYEAVIVAAKEGRRINEETRLEYNSLVNTIPSKGIDDDSEDIENPDQLKISLEFEKRPKPHLHALNELLKGKVEYRYKS